Proteins encoded together in one Triticum dicoccoides isolate Atlit2015 ecotype Zavitan chromosome 7B, WEW_v2.0, whole genome shotgun sequence window:
- the LOC119337085 gene encoding glutathione synthetase, chloroplastic-like, whose product MAAANAFTSASMSCGASLSGSVNVIAVCPRSVAAARTLSSSCLRPARCAAVRTAAPVAATAEGDERRFEQLAVPPELVDELVEEALVWCSQHGLVVGDKNHPRSGKAPGVGLLHAPFALLPMSFPKVYWEQALELAPLFNELVHRVSLDGDFLQQTLARTKEVDPFTRRLLDIHSKMMELNKKEDIQLGLTRSDYMVDGATDKLLQVELNTISTSSNGLACGVSELHRNLIRHHERELGLDPASVVGNTAITQHAEALATAWAEYNNQSAVVLVVVQAEERYMYDQYWITVALREMYGVTTIRKTMAEIEAEGDLRPDGTLVINGRPVAVVYFRAGYSPADYPSEAEWRARLLIERSSAIKCPSIAHHLVGTKKIQQELAKEKVLERFLDNKSDIENVRKCFAGLWSLENDNIVNSAIESPELFVLKPQREGGGNNIYGDNLRETLIRLRKDGSNEIAAYILMQRIFPPASPSYLVREGTFVRDNVVSEFGIFGAYLRNKDKVIINDQCGYLLRTKAASLNEGGVVAGYAFLNSIFLT is encoded by the exons ATGGCGGCCGCCAACGCATTCACCAGCGCATCCATGTCCTGCGGTGCGAGCCTGAGCGGCtctgtcaatgtgatcgccgtgtgCCCACGCTCCGTGGCTGCCGCGAGGACGTTGTCTTCGTCGTGCTTGCGTCCTGCGCGGTGCGCCGCCGTCAGGACAGCAGCGCccgtggcggcaacggcggagggTGACGAGAGGCGGTTCGAGCAGCTGGCGGTGCCGCCGGAGCTGGTGGATGAGCTCGTGGAGGAGGCGCTCGTGTGGTGCTCGCAGCACGGCCTCGTCGTCGGCGACAAGAACCACCCG AGATCAGGAAAGGCACCTGGTGTTGGTCTGCTCCATGCTCCGTTTGCTCTCTTGCCGATGTCATTCCCAAAGGTTTACTGGGAGCAAGCGCTAGAGTTGGCTCCACTTTTCAATGAGCTCGTTCACCGTGTCAGCCTGGATGGAGACTTCTTGCAGCAGACTTTGGCAAG GACAAAAGAAGTGGATCCATTCACTAGGAGGCTTCTAGATATTCACTCAAAGATGATGGAACTGAACAAGAAAGAG GATATTCAGTTGGGTCTGACCAGGTCGGACTACATGGTAGATGGGGCAACGGACAAGCTTCTTCAAGTAGAGCTCAACACGATCTCCACATCCTCCAACGGTCTTGCTTGTGGTGTATCTGAGCTCCACAG AAATCTGATCAGACACCATGAGAGGGAACTTGGTTTGGATCCAGCTAGTGTTGTTGGAAACACTGCGATAACCCAGCATGCCGAAGCATTAGCCACTGCATGGGCCGAGTACAACAACCAAAG CGCAGTAGTTCTGGTCGTTGTTCAAGCAGAAGAAAGGTACATGTATGACCAGTACTGGATCACAGTCGCGCTGAGAGAAAT GTATGGGGTGACGACTATTCGCAAGACAATGGCAGAAATAGAAGCGGAGGGGGATCTTCGTCCTGATGGGACACTCGTGAT AAATGGACGCCCAGTTGCAGTAGTTTACTTCAGGGCAGGCTACTCACCGGCTGATTACCCATCAGAAGCT GAATGGAGAGCAAGACTCTTGATCGAGCGTTCTTCTGCTATTAAGTGCCCATCAATAGCACACCATCTTGTCGGTACAAAGAAGATTCAGCAAGAACTGGCAAAGGAAAAAGTGCTTGAAAG GTTTCTAGACAACAAATCCGACATCGAAAATGTACGAAAATGCTTCGCAGGATTGTGGAGTTTGGAGAATGACAATATAGTCAATTCCGCTATTGAATCACCGGAGTTGTTTGTTCTCAAACCACAGAGGGAGGGTGGAG GGAACAACATTTACGGTGATAATCTGCGTGAAACATTGATTCGCCTTCGGAAGGATGGAAGCAATGAAATTGCAGCATACATCTTAATGCAAAGGATATTCCCACCAGCATCCCCCAGCTATCTTGTCCGCGAGGGAACTTTTGTTAGGGATAATGTGGTTTCTGAGTTTGGAATATTTGGAGCCTACCTGAG GAACAAAGACAAGGTCATTATAAATGATCAGTGCGGTTATTTGTTGAGGACCAAAGCAGCTTCACTAAATGAAGGTGGGGTGGTTGCTGGATATGCGTTTTTGAATAGCATATTTCTGACATGA